TACGCTTAAGTGAGAATCGGGTGCGGATAGGGGTATGAGTGGACGACCGCTTGACGTACTCGAAGCGGCGATCGGCGATGTCGTGACCGTCCGACTGAAGGACGGCGAGGAGTTCGTCGGCACGCTGACGGGCTACGATCAGCACATGAACGTCGTCGTCGAACAGGACGACAACACAACGATTATACGCGGCGATAACGTCGTTTCGATAACTCCATGACTGGTGCAGGTACCCCGAGCCAGGGTAAAAAGAACACCACCACGCACGTCAAATGTCGACGCTGTGGTGAGAAGTCGTATCACTCGAAGAAGAAGGTCTGTGCCTCGTGTGGCTTCGGCAAGTCGGAGAAACGCCGTAGTTACGAGTGGCAGGGCAAGACCGGCGACAACTAACCGGATCTCACTTTTGCGTTTCTCGCCCGCTCAGCCACGCGTCCGTGCGATTAGCCGATCCCACCGACCGAGGATATCCACGAACATGCATACAATAGGCAGAACGAACTAATGGCGATTCAGCTACGTGGGATTTTTACTGCTGGGAGTGTATTCGACGTGTATGGATACGGGGCAGGCTCTCGACGGGCCGACCGAGAAATGCGGCGTCGTCGGCGTTGCCTTCCGGAACCGGGACGCCGCACGGCCGGTGTACTACTCGCTGTACGCGCTACAACACCGCGGCCAGGAGTCGGCGGGGATCGTCACCCACGACGGCTTCCAGCAACACAGCCACGTCGGAATGGGCCTCGTGGGCGACGCCTTTTCGAAGGGGGATCTGGACGGTCTCAACGGCCGAACGGGGATCGGTCACGTCCGCTATCCCACCGCCGGGAGCGTCGATTCGTCCTGTGCCCAGCCCTTTTCGGTTTCCTTCAAGAGCGGCTCGCTCGGGCTCAGCCATAACGGGAACCTCGTGAACGCCGACGAGATCCGCGACGAGCTCGCGGGAATGGGCCACGCCTTCACGTCCGACGGCGACACCGAGGTGATCGCCCACGATCTGGCGACAAACCTGCTCAACGAGGACCTCGTTCGCGCGGTCAAACACACGATGAACCGGATCCACGGGTCGTACTCGCTCGCGATCTCCCACGACGATACGGTCCTCGGACTCCGTGACCCCGAGGGCAATCGCCCGTTGTGTATCGGCAAACTCGAGGACGGCTACATGATCGCCTCCGAGTCGGCCGCGATCGACACCCTCGATGGTGAACTCGTTCGCGACGTCCGCCCCGGCGAACTCGTCGTGCTCTCGCCCGACGGCTTCGACTCCTACCAACTCGTCGAGCGTGAGAACACCGCCCACTGTTTCTTCGAGCACGTCTACTTCGCCCGGCCCGACAGCGTGATCGACGAGAACCTCGTCTACGAGATCCGGCGCGAACTGGGCAGACAGCTCTGGGCCGAAAGCGGGATCGAGACGGACGTCGTGATGCCGGTACCCGACTCGGGGAGAGCGTACGCCTCGGGCTACGCGGAGGCTTCCGAGGGCGTGGAGTTCGCCGAGGGGCTGATGAAGAACCGCTACGTCGGGCGCACGTTCATCATGCCGACCCAGGACGAGCGCGAGCGAGCAGT
The DNA window shown above is from Halalkalicoccus subterraneus and carries:
- a CDS encoding LSM domain-containing protein — protein: MSGRPLDVLEAAIGDVVTVRLKDGEEFVGTLTGYDQHMNVVVEQDDNTTIIRGDNVVSITP
- a CDS encoding 50S ribosomal protein L37e, whose amino-acid sequence is MTGAGTPSQGKKNTTTHVKCRRCGEKSYHSKKKVCASCGFGKSEKRRSYEWQGKTGDN
- the purF gene encoding amidophosphoribosyltransferase, with translation MDTGQALDGPTEKCGVVGVAFRNRDAARPVYYSLYALQHRGQESAGIVTHDGFQQHSHVGMGLVGDAFSKGDLDGLNGRTGIGHVRYPTAGSVDSSCAQPFSVSFKSGSLGLSHNGNLVNADEIRDELAGMGHAFTSDGDTEVIAHDLATNLLNEDLVRAVKHTMNRIHGSYSLAISHDDTVLGLRDPEGNRPLCIGKLEDGYMIASESAAIDTLDGELVRDVRPGELVVLSPDGFDSYQLVERENTAHCFFEHVYFARPDSVIDENLVYEIRRELGRQLWAESGIETDVVMPVPDSGRAYASGYAEASEGVEFAEGLMKNRYVGRTFIMPTQDERERAVRLKLNPIRSTVEGKSVTLIDDSIVRGTTSNQLVSLLREAGATEVHMRIGAPPITAPCYMGINMATREELIAAGQSVDDVREEIGADSLAYLSIDAIAAALGEDHDDLCLGCVTGEYPYEIDGEETDRDIDRPQVGDRGLPADD